The DNA window TCTCTCAAGATTTTTCTTtgtacctccaccaaggagattatgttttcggTGTTgtggtttttctgtctgtttgtttgtttgtctgtctgccagcaggataacacaaaaagttatacacagatttggatgaaattgtGTACAGTTGTtggaaaaggaacaagtgattacattttgatggtgatccggTATGACAGACTATCTGGGGCCCCATATCAAGTGGCGACTCCAGATGATAGAAACACAGACAAAACTACTCAAAACTAAATTCTATCAATCTTAAATAAGAGTGACATTACTTATGACCAATCaccattgcttctaacatctacagTCGCCAGTTGGTACGAATCCAGATAGCATATCAAACCGGACATTCCAGttcctaactccacaaaaagcgCTGAAAGACTTAAAATTAAAATAGGgcgtaacagtcaaatgttcaatcaaacggaggtctgcactttttgagtgcatttctagttttcaaGTATTtttctgaactttttctgcattTATTATCATAAGTTAGTGAAGtcaggaaattagtggggagagagagaccgggagggTTTGGCAAATTACCTTGGGCTGGAATTGAAtgtgggtcgccggtgtagcagtcgagtgccaagccgattgagccacggctgggaccTCTGAAGAGTTTTCTAATTTCCTTTCTTTACGGGTCAGGATTAGGGATTGTTTTAGTCTGGGCATGTCTTAGCATTCTTTCGTTTAGTTTCGTTAACCAAGAGAATTTGATATTGGCAAAGTGGAAAAGATATTTTGACAGTGTGATGCCGGTGCCAGTGACACTTTTCTAACCAGACTCAACACAGAGCTGTGGGTTTCCTGCAGAAAATTTGTTTATCAAGGTGGGTTGGAGGTTAGCCGGTATCAGAGACATCCAACTGTCGTGACTGGAAAggctatgttgtgcagtttcatatgaaatatgatgaAATCATGATATAAATATGATAAATACGATGATATAGATatgatagattttttttaaagcaacaaAAATATATTCACAATATAAAAGCTTTATCGTTTCAAGCTACCTAGTCAAGATGGTAGGTTGTTGTCAAGGTGGTTGCCTTAATTAAACAAGCAACTGCTGGAGGAAACTCTGGGTACACTCCTGCATGTAGAAGCAGGCTGGAAAATGCAATGCTCAATAAAGAAAACACACCAGTGCCCGTCATCAAAACACAGTTGGCTGTAGGAAGACGGCTTTGTATGTATTCAGTCCCATGTGATGTTCAGCAGCTTGCAGGTGAGGTCCCATAGGTCCTGGGCCATCTTGTCGTCACTGCCCAATGTGGAGCACGTTGCCTTGGCACAGTCACTGTGGAGAGATTCAGAGTCTGGTGTAAGACACGTAGACCTGAAGagccataggctactgtacattcgTAATGCCTCATATTCATGCAACACAGCTTTGCTTTCTAGGTACTGCATatacgggtgggagacgtgacgccttgttttttcgtaacattggttaaaaacctacaaaactgttattttcctttaaaaaacaaatgtaaatgaaagaagatgtggtacattatgtttcatattagtcttagatgagaagaaacatttttgttaagatttatgtaaaggtttatatgtcaaatttcctgcggtgtgactgtaacattaatgaaataatatataataatatatatataaattaaccaacaacattttaaataatgtatgaagcatttggcatgattgcataaatcttaaatttagattaagatatgtgaatgtggaaaaaactcaagacagtaatattaactacaagttcaattttgtaacacaaattgcgtcctgtggggtgacatgtatgtcaatgtttgtgaatgggcagcagcaaggccaactacaagagtcttaaagactggctcctaaccagtcagtacctcagttattggagagtgctgtggaagtttaaggtgactcttaacgtcttaatatgtcttcatattgcaatctttctgtcacgcaatgcttaggttcattttatggtgtcctgtggtgtgactgctcttataggagggaaaaaaagttttttttattaatgaaaacacatattaagattaaacacaatatcattatcaagttagcatgagctcagatgtcagttatgtatacaaaaggattcaaatggccataatgcagtgaattccctgtggtgtgactcaattttcctgcggtgtgacatgcctatgctatgtgttgatgcaggacacattttcccaaaaatggcaaaaataaggtgaaattccacagaccactaagtgctttatttttttccaatttttatccatcatttttttcaggaatttgaaaaactttttttttttttttgcgttacgcccttaaacgtcaaccacccatacacAGCAAgtatgcatttatgcatgcatgtacactgtCCAGTACAGTCTATGTGCTGGTATGTAGGTTATGAGCACATGtaataccagggctggactggccatctagcatagagggcatttcccggtgggccctgcaccctcgtgggcccctattttctgaaatgtacacaatcttttaaaaaacatttctgaaaataggggcccacgaggatgcggggcccaccggtgagtcagttctgcaccgccaactatgaggggcccctttaagccaaaagtgtgaaggccctatttctccccaagtccagccctgtgtacTACCGTACACATGCCTGTATGTTTCAAAATTTCTATTCCTCTCTGTCAGTCTGAACAGTATCTGAATGTCAGTCACCTATAGTATCCGCCGCTCTCGGTGGCGAGCTCTGGCTCCACTGCGCAGTAGATGGTGGTCTGTGCCCCCTGCACGGAGGTCTTGGTGAAGGGCCGTGCCATCCACATCACAGCCTGCTCCGCCTTGTTCAGGTGCCGCCACAGGTCCGTCTGGACCACCCCGGGATGCAAGGAGTATGCAGTCACTCCCGTGCCTATCATATGAAACAGACCAGGAAGACAAAAGCAGACACTTAACGTGCATTGTTCAGTGCAAGATATGGTTTAAAACATAGTCCACAAACCTATGTCATGTGTAAAACCCTTCAAAAAGCGAATTTGTTTCCAAACGATTGACTGGCATTGTGGTGTTTAGAATCACTCCAGGCAACAATTTGATAACAAACAAAGTTTAAATAGCTGAAGGCTTACGGCTTCACAGCTCAGTCTGGACCATTCGAGGGAGCACACAGCCACACTCAAGACTACATAAAGTCAAGATATTTTGCACACCATTTCCTCAATATACTCCCATTGTCCCAGAGCCCACAGGGACTTTTTGAATGCTCCTATTGTGTAGCATTCCCATCAAGAAACTATAGTGGAATGTCAGTCCTTAAGGAcacaaaacagatgcagaatGTGGCAGATGAAGAATGTGGCAGACAAGAGGTAAGATATGCTGCAGATGAAGAATGTGGTAGACAAGAGGTAAGATATGCTGCAGATGAAGAATGTGGCAGACAAGAGGCAAGATACTTTTTCGATGCCCTGGGAAAAAATAAGGTTATTTCCATTTCAAATTATTTACTAAAGGACCACCTCTTCAGATGAGCATCTCCTTTTGGAAGAGGGTCCTAAAAAATACTGTCAGATTGACAGTCTGATTTACATGCCTTTACCTAAACGGACCAATTCTCAGTTCCTGAACCTGGTCTCACCTACGTTCTCACTTCTCACTATAAAGGTGACTCGTGCCTGGCTTCACAAACATTCAACTGGAACTATGGCCATACGCTTAGCTCGctattcattttcccatagggaaGGTCTATCTcttggggtatgccactatttgggggcttaatacagttaaaattgttagctggggtttataaaggtggtaaagtgtcttatttgtcatgttaagcgttgtcttgctttaagacaagttaaaagagggagtatgtagctaagctagtgaaagtcaatggatcactgtagcatgtagcatgctacacggatgcattgactttcactagcttagcgacatgctccctcttttaatttgtcttaaagcaagacaacggcttacatgaaaaataagacactttatcacctttataaaccccagccaacgattttaactgtattaagccccaaaatagtggcatacccctttaactattTAAAATACTATCTCTAAAGCTTGATGGACAGCTGGTTTCTCATCTGGTGTCGACATGTAAACAAACTACAAGCTTTCGTTTGTCTAATTTGTTTGTCTTGCCCTCCCTCTCCGTTGTGCATTTGGGTTCCCATACGTTCTGCATTTGGGTTCCCATAAGATTTCAGCGAGGGTCTCTATGCTGTCCTTCAGACTGGTACAAGCACATCAGGCAGCGTGGGAGGTCCTAGGCTAGGTCTCACCTTTCAGCTTGGTGGCCAGCAGGCGCGTGAAGAGCACGTTGGCCAGCTTGCTCTGACTGTACGCCGCCGACTTGCTGTAGGCCTTCTCGCTGTTGAGGTCTTCAAGGTTGATGGAGCCATACTTGTGCGCTACGGAGGATACGTTGATGATCCTCGCCGGCGCTGACTTCTTAATCAGGTCCAACAGCAGGTAGGTCAAAAGGAAAGGTCCTGTGAGtttagagacacacagagaggaatGAGAATCAATCCTTACTTTGGTAATTTCAGATCAAACTTGCAAAGTACAAGTGCCAAcggcttaaagcgatggttcggagtagaatcaccctaatgccatttgaaccgtgacacccatccacctttacacccgaagtgttttctgccgcaggcttacatcaacagagttgccgtgttattcgatgtttattccggttagcttgactcaagcgcatatggatactgggcaccgtctccaaactttccccacaaaaataacatgtcattacaccaaacttctgcagtagcacaaatatggtctgtactcacgaaacgaagcatttggaagtttggaaatagtccaggagtttattattatcaacacaagccgaatagcttctctgctgctaaagctgtgccaacgttacttccgtcatctaagacaagcatgtaagagtcctcaacgaagctcataatatgcacaatgaaaagtgaattcagcatcagtattgataacgaaaatccttgtctaattgatagtaggtaagatttgaaatatcttttaagtattgccttgaaaatataagccttaatcacaattcagtgaaaacttttttaacactctcgtctggaagtttgttgaagacttttacgggcttgtctcatatgacggaagtaacgttggcacagctttagcagcagagaagctattcagcttgtgttgataatactaaactcctggactatttccaaacttccaaatgcttcgtttcgtgagtacagaccatatttgtgctactgcagaagtttggtgtaatgacatgttatttttgtggggaaagtttggagacggtgcccagtatccatatgcgcttgagtcaagctaaccggaataaacatcgaataacacggcaactctgttgatgtaagtctgcggcagaaaacacttcgggtgtaaaggtggatgggtgtcacggttcaaatggcattaaggtgattctactccgaaccatcgctttaacattATCCCTGAAAATAACAGTCTTGTGATCATAAATACTTGTAGGAATTAATTATTGTAGAAATTACCATTCCTCAAGCTAG is part of the Engraulis encrasicolus isolate BLACKSEA-1 chromosome 9, IST_EnEncr_1.0, whole genome shotgun sequence genome and encodes:
- the rdh12l gene encoding retinol dehydrogenase 12, like isoform X1, translated to MRTHSLEESGCEGWFGVRRILSPQHGQRNMFRGAWSSDAKLDGKTVIITGSNTGIGKEAAIDLAKRGARIIMACRDMEKANAALKDVTEASGSQNIVVKKLDLSDTKSIREFAELINKEESQLNILINNAGVMVCPYGKTADGFETQIGVNHIGPFLLTYLLLDLIKKSAPARIINVSSVAHKYGSINLEDLNSEKAYSKSAAYSQSKLANVLFTRLLATKLKGTGVTAYSLHPGVVQTDLWRHLNKAEQAVMWMARPFTKTSVQGAQTTIYCAVEPELATESGGYYSDCAKATCSTLGSDDKMAQDLWDLTCKLLNITWD
- the rdh12l gene encoding retinol dehydrogenase 12, like isoform X2 — its product is MAAFRNMFRGAWSSDAKLDGKTVIITGSNTGIGKEAAIDLAKRGARIIMACRDMEKANAALKDVTEASGSQNIVVKKLDLSDTKSIREFAELINKEESQLNILINNAGVMVCPYGKTADGFETQIGVNHIGPFLLTYLLLDLIKKSAPARIINVSSVAHKYGSINLEDLNSEKAYSKSAAYSQSKLANVLFTRLLATKLKGTGVTAYSLHPGVVQTDLWRHLNKAEQAVMWMARPFTKTSVQGAQTTIYCAVEPELATESGGYYSDCAKATCSTLGSDDKMAQDLWDLTCKLLNITWD